The following proteins come from a genomic window of Thermoproteales archaeon:
- a CDS encoding helix-turn-helix domain-containing protein has translation MVKSRCELITKYLLPALRALIAARLVSKYNLTQIEAAKKMGTTQAAISYYLNSKRGAKAIALLEKDTEIMKDIERIVELMNKGSTNI, from the coding sequence ATGGTAAAAAGTCGTTGCGAGCTAATAACGAAATACTTACTACCTGCGTTAAGAGCTCTTATAGCCGCCAGGCTAGTCTCAAAATACAATTTGACTCAGATAGAAGCTGCTAAAAAAATGGGTACAACTCAAGCTGCAATAAGTTACTATTTAAATTCAAAAAGAGGGGCAAAGGCTATTGCACTACTGGAAAAAGATACTGAAATTATGAAAGATATAGAAAGAATTGTAGAATTAATGAATAAAGGTTCCACTAACATAC